The nucleotide window aTATGTTTATATATTATAAGCTACTTAATACTATATTAAGAAGGTGATGATTTAATAATTTGTAacttacatatatataattaagaaattaataatttaattataatttaaaataattaattaataataaataaaaaatataataaaattaaattaactaatttAGAAATAGCTGGCAAATAAGAATTTTTAacgtataaaatatttttaatttatttatatatatttttaatattaatataaaaataaaataataatttaaattcattattaattattttatattttatttttattatttttatacaaaCTTAAATTTTTGATCTCTTAAGttttaatgaaaatttcataataaaaataataaaaaatataataatatagtgtaaatattaattaaagatataaaataatttaaaattaattaaattatataatcattatcattattttaaaatatcaaattttaatatcctctaaaataataatatttttcattgatttaatatattttctataaattaattactaaaaaaataaataacactatatttatgatataaaaaattattattaatttaaatataaaaaaattaaatgagatttttttaattaattataccgCGTATGCTGTGGTATTTTGCTAGttaatataaatagtaaaataaacctaaaatacaataaaataaacCAAATTGACCTGTGCCCTAGCCCCTCTCATCTTCATCTTCGATCTTCTCTGCCTCTCGCACTTGAGTCGCGACTCACCCATCCACCACCGGCCAACCTCTCCTCTCAACTCTCCATATCGTCAGCTGTTCTTCTTCTCTGACCCTCCTACAATTGTGAAGATTGAAGACTGAAATCTTCTGGGCCTGATGATTTTGAAGAATAAAATTAGTAAACATTAGCAACTTCTCAGGCTCTTGACTCTCACTGCCAAGTCTGCCTTGATGGACTATCCCTGCCACTCCTCAGTCGTTTCTGATTCAAAAACTCCATCGAAGCTAGCTGCCATGTTTTGAGTTATCGTGTATAGATATTGATCGTTGGATTTTGGGGTTCAATTTTCTGGATATTCAACTATTAATTAATTGAAGGTTTGTCTTATTGGTAATGGGTATTGAACTTCTGAAATTTTGATGGATTCAAATTTGGCTTAATTTGCAGGTTTTAAAGTGATTGTCGAAGTTTGGTATTTACTTGTTGATTTTTCTGTTATTTTGATGGAGTTTTTGATGGAGAATGTTGGGTATTAATTGATAATTAATGGTTGTCCTGTTGTTGGTCTCTTTCTTCTGCAAGCTATTAAGGTTTCATTAAGAGTTGATTTGACTGATTAGAAAACTGATGATGCACTTCTATTAGGAGTTAATGAAGAAATTAATGGTAGGGTTTTATTGTAACGAAGTCCAAAGTTCAGGGAATATTTATTAAACAAATTATATCAGTGTACAATTTTAAAAAATGGCATAGTTCGGGATTTTTTTGGACATTTCCCCTTTTATTTTCTGACAAATTCTTATATTGCtctcttaaaaataaaaaaaaaatgttcatgGTGAAGTCTGtaatcattttatatatttttttatgcttattaatatttttagatTGGTATTTTTTTACAAGTTatagttattattatttgattttaatttttattttgttttatttatttatttatatattttttgcaTCTCACCTTATTCAAGCATGTGCCTGTTCCCCAGACCCCAAGTCCCGTTTGTGCCTTATTGCGCGTTGCACCTTTTCATCTTTAAGGATttgctgtctctctctctctctctctctctctctctctcacacacacacacacacgcacacacacacacattttatACTTTGGGTCCTGCTCCAACCATTTGACTGCTCAAAAAGATTGAAAATCCAAAATGCTTTTCCAAAAATTTGAGCAAAATAAACCTCTTTATAGTCCTGAAGATATTGATGCATAGGTATTTTAattgatttcatgaattaaaaataacataTTATGGCTTTTGTTTTTTCAAAACCCTTGGTTGTGCTTCTTTGTTtctctcttatttttcttttttgtttggcTTGCTTCTTTGGAAATTTGATGTTTGTTGTTTTTTGAAGGTGGAGGAAAAATGTCTTTTGATCTTATGTTGAAGCCATCATGTAGTGGATGTGGTTCCACCACAGACTTATATGGAAGCAACTGCAAGCACATGACTCTATGCTTGACTTGTGGCAAAACCATGGCTGAGAATCGCGGAAAATGCTACGATTGTGGTGCTGCAGTAACTCGCTTGATTCGGGTTTGTTTTTTCTTTCTCAAATGCTATTATAGATTTTTCTTGTTGAATTGAATTCGGTCCtattttattgtttttatttgTTAGTTACATCACTACAGCAATTTTATTGTTGTTCTTTTATCTCCCCCTTCCCAATCACTTCTTTCCTTCTTTATTTTTATCAAGTTTCTATAATTATTCTTTGTATAGAACACAATCTTGGCGGCTTTTGATATCCTCTCCCCCTGTGGTGTAATTCTTTTCCAAACTCGTAATGGCCTCTAATTGCGTATATTTAAGTTTCTTTCATACTTTTTACAAAGGAAGAACGGAATGGATATGTGATATAAACGAGGGTTGGTAAAAATATGATTTTTGGAGGCTTTTGATAGTGTTAATATTATTGTAGTTTCTAGAAATTTATGCTAATTCTGAACGTAACCCCATTGTATTTGAAACTCCTAGAGGATTGATTAATTGATTGATTGATAAATTATGTGTTTATTTGAAAGCTGAACTTCTATTTACTTTCTGGTGGTTCCATCTAGGAATACAATGTCCGAGCTAGTCCTTCCAGTGACAAGAACTACTTTATTGGTAGATTTGTGACAGGGCTACCAAGTTTTTCAAAGAAGAAAAATGCTGAGAATAAATGGTTGCTCCAAAAAGAAGGACTTCAAGGACGTCAACTAACTGATGCATTGCGGGTATTGCATTTTCATTTCTTATTGATTATTGCTAACATTTTGCTACTATCTAGCTGTTTTGGTTCTTTAAAAATATGTCTGTGTAGGGTTTGAGCATTGGATGTTACTATAGAGTTAAACGTGGTCATAATTAAGTTTGGTTCCAGAATCAGTAATGAAACCAGAATCTGAATTAGCATTTTGGGAAATGGAATGATCAATTCTCCTATCTGTTGGTTGAATGTGAAAtggaattttgattcctttgtaATTGTTCAGTTTATTTGCATATTGGAATTTGAATAAAAAAGACTAGATAAATATGACATTTTAATCTTATTTATAGCCATTTGTTATATGATTTTTCACTCTTCCGGATCTGTGTCTGTAGTTGCAGTGTGTTCTGCACAActataatgatgatgatgattattGCATGTTTGTGTTTGTGGATGAGACACTTGGCAACTGGTACGATGTGGTCATCAAACCCAAATGTTTTTGGCATGTATTTACTATTTGAGAGACTGAACCTAAGCAAATGTGGCATTGTTgtcatttttttaaaatatattttgggAGTAAGGATAGTCATAGTCCATTAAGTTCTTGGTTCTGGCTTTAAGTATGGTGTAAATTGGGTTGATATTATAGTTCattcttataaattttaattttgtaataaGTTGACTTTTTTTTAATGAACCATTgctttggctttttttttttgtttattataTATCAAGATTATTatgatgtttattaaattattcttTAAATGTTGATTTGAGTGTGTTTTCTAACTTTGTAAAGCAATTCATGATATTGGCCTCTGATTTGCTTTTGATTCCATGACATTGTTTCCAATTCTTTTATTTAGAACCCTGGAGTGGGGCCATTAGAAGAAAACCACGTTATTGATTTATGGTGAAATCTGCTTCTATAAATCCCCAGCGCCATTGATGGTGAAGTTCGAAGTTATAATATTTGGAATTGATGGTGATCAATTGTTTTTTTAATTCTGGACCATAGGGGTAAGGAAATGACATTTGGAAATAGGAATAGGACACTACTACTTCGAATCACGTGCTAATTTTACCCAAAGATAATGGCCCTCAAAATTGAAAATCATTCCTAGTTGTAAATTTACAATGAGTCAACATGAAGATGAAGATTGCTTTTTATCATTCATTCCTACTGCAgctcttaataataataataataataataataataataataataataataataataataataataataataaactctctttgctattattttctgGGGTTATGTGCGGTAATTTAGCTTAAGTATTTGGTGTGGAGTATTTTATTTTGCAGTTACATTTCTTTGTTGTTAGTAAACATATATTGTAGCATAAATGAAATGCATGCATTAATGTTGATGAATGACCATCGACACTTCATTCTCAATGTAATTCTACTTAGCTAACCATATTTCTAACCACTTGACATTTATTGCATTAACAATGTAACAAAAATCTTGTTTTGTTTGAAACTTTTTGTTGGCTATTTTATGTTTCAAACAATGTCATTTTTGTTCTACCTCTTAGTTCTTACCACTTTAATGTGCTTATTCTTTTGTAAGCATTGTTGTTAAGGTTCAAGGTGTGGTAAGGTGCAAAGCAGTTTTGGAGCCCAggcgccaaaaaaaaaaaaaaaaaaaaaattcaaggcaGTTTTGAGTTATTTTGAAGATAATTCAAAGAAAGATctaatattcaaaacaaattcaagatATTGGCATCATTAGCATGAGTCTAAAGTTAACAAATCaccaagaaaaagaaaacaaaaccaTCATTTCAACAAAAATCGATAAAATGTCTTAAGTTGTATGTAGAAGTGAAGAGGAAGTATCTAAATCTTGTGTTTATATTTTCTCAATTGGATTAAGAAAAGCTTCAACTCGTGATTGATCCGtaaatttcaacatttcaatttgaAAAGTTCAAACCAAATATATTTTTGAGCAtcataaagaatttaatttaaCGATTAAAATAAAGTTCTCATGAGCTTGAAATATTTAAGCACTTTCCATGTATAGTTTTTTATTTGTGAATGAGCAATTTTGATGTTGAATATATTGGGACTGTCAAGTCAAGAACTAATAGTCTAATATGGAAAAGACATTTCAAGTAACAAAAAGAAACAAATGTTTAACTAGGTTAAATAAGTTTTAGCATTGTTGTGTAAAGGAAAAATAGAACGGTAAACATGGCTGGGGAAAAACAGAGAAGGgaggggggggggtggggggcgCGGGTGGAGAGGAGTTTTTTGGTGTTAAAGAAAAGGAAACAAAGCCAAGGGAAGGAGGGAAATTGAAATAGATCTGTTTTAGTGTTGTTTGAGATAAGTAAAAACAAGAACAGTGCCAAGGGGATAGAGGAGAGAGAAACATAAGGGAATTGAAACAAGGTAGAATGAGACATTTGAGGTGCATGAATGTCAGAAATTGAAGCATTGGTAGCTTGTGACTCCAGGGTTTATCTGGTAAGATTTCAGTGACCTTTTGTTGTGTAGGTCAGGAAAATTCAAGTTTGGTGGCAGTGGCTTTGCGTGTGAGAGAGCTCTTTGGCAATTGACAGTAAAGATATGTGAGGTCACCTTTCCCATGCCTTGTGCCTGGGAGAAGGTCTGCACGTAAGCAATGAAGTGCATGCCTATTGAGCATTACCTGCCTTAGCCTGGTAAATGTGTTAGGGCCAGCATCTTGTGCTTTGTGTGTGCCTTTAACAACTATGTCTGTAAGGATACATACATAAATTTGCATTGAACATGCCAAGCCATGCGAAACAAAACGTGCTTAATCTTTGACCCTTCTGCTTCCTCCCCTTTTTCCTcttcttatcttttttttttttttttttttttttttttttttttttgatgaggaaagaaattaaaagaaccaAGAGGATTCAACCTGTGTACAACCAGAAATCATGTACAGATAAGGAATTTACAAAGTCTTAATACTTTTGCTGACTGGTTGGCAAATTTTTTAGCTCACTGCCCTTAGGAACACATGTCCTTTCTGTTCAGCAAGTGGGTTTTCTTAGTTGTCTCGTCCATGACATTAATGGTGTTATATATTATTCTCCTAGATGTGTTGCTTAGTCTTGGGTGTTAGCCCTGTatatagccaaaaaaaaaaaaaaaaaaaatcctaacatCTTGGGCAATATGATATTGCTCCTATATTGAAAATAAAGGAGTTTCAACATTTAATCTATTGAACTTGCTGCTACTGTATAAACCTCTTCCACAGTTTTGTAGTCTTCTGCAAAATCTAATGTTGGATTGATTTTTCATTGCATAGAAAATATTTGCTAGCCACATATCATGGTGTTGCATTATAATCACTCTTTTGCAGAACTTTATAGTGCAATTTATAGGTTTAAATGTTTGATGTTATCAATGACCTGCAactgaaattaaaaataaagaaagaggGGAAGGTAAGCATCTATTTTTTGCTCATATTCATGCAATTTGCATGTGCAAGCAACTCTGTTTGGCTGATTAAAATTGATTCTCTTCCATTGACTATGTTGTTTACTGGTTATGACAGATGTAGTTTATGTGGCCCTGCTCATGCACACTCTAATTAGTGTGTTAATAGCATTATTCTTATTTGTGTGTAAACTGCACTGTGTAGGAGAAATACAAGAATAAACCTTGGCTATTGGAGGATGAAACAGGCCAGTTTCAATACCAAGGTCATCTTGAAGGCTCACAATCAGCAACTTACTATCTATTGATATTGCAGGGGAAAGAGTTTGTTGCTATTCCTGCTGGTTCTTGGTATGCAAGATAATCTTTATATATTTGCGGTTCATGTTTCCTTACTTGGGTTGGACTGGTCTTAAAATGTATGATATCCCCTCATGTAAATGTAATTTATGATGGAATGTTAATTTTTTCTTGGTAAGCATTAGGTTCATTATGGTTGCATGACTTTTGAACAGGTATAACTTTAACAAGGTTGCTCAATATAAGCAACTTACTTTGGAGGAAGCGGAAGAGAAGATGAGGAACAGGAGAAAGACTGCAGATGGATACCAAAGATGGATGATGAAAGCTGCAAATAATGGAGCTGCTGCATTTGGTGAGGTGGAAAAGTTTGAAGATAAAGAAAGTGGAACAGCTGGTGGAAGGGCACGTAAAAAAGCAGGTGGTGATGATGAAGAAGGCAATGTGTCCGACAggggagaagaagatgaagaggaggAGGCAGCAAGGAAAAATAGGCTTGGACTTAACAAACGTGGTGGTGACGACGATGAGGAAGGTCCAAGGGGAGGAGATCATGATATTGACGATGATGATACTGAGAAAGGTGATCATTTCCCTTTATTAGTTGTTATAGATAATAGATGCCAATCACAGATAACTACAGATCAAGTGATCTGCTCCTGTCCATGGTTGGCATTCGTTTCTTTCTGATGTACATTCGAGAGGTTCTTAGTCATCTTTCCTATTTCAGTTAACTTGATATGCTGTGTTCTAGGGaaagattttattttaatttttaatcgtTGATGCAGTGTGAAGCTCAAATAGAAACTCACTCCATGTACAAAAGTGAAAACAAAGAGAGAAACCTCTGctgaatttttattaataataatctgtctctaaattaaatgtaaataagGGTATTTATAGATATAAATATCCTAAATCTAATAGGAATGTAAAACTACTAAAtaggaattttaaataaactaaaatacaatgagaagatataaactaaatagGAAAATTAAATCCTAAATAAAGtagaaaaattttaataagtccTAAATAGAGTAGAAGACTTCCTAATTAATTCTAATATAATCTCTACAGTTGTTGGAAGTCTTCATAAGACGTCCTAGATAAATTAGGACTGttggaaattaaaattagttaaaaaaaagTTCTGTCTTGTTGTTCAGGCCCCACATCATACTCTCTCATTTGAAAAAACGAACTCATCCTTGAGTTGAAATAACTTGCAACGATCCAACAAAATAGCCAAAACAACTCTGGAACTATTCTCCCCCACTTGGAATAAACCTTCCCTCGAAATTTGAAGCGGAAGAGAATGAGAATCTTTATTGGAGATGTACACCATATAGCTTCCTTTGTTGAGGTAGTCAATGGAGAATTGAACACGAGTGAATTGATCAACTTTACCTTCACTTTTGTCTCTATGAGAACACCTGGACAAATAAAATCAAAGGAAACAATAGAAattaagaagttagaaaagttttTGATCTCTATTGCCTGATTTTCTCTAATCTCCCATATTGGCTCCATGTGTTGCTTGTCCTCAACTTCTATTGAAGTCTCCATGGCTTGATATACCACATTTTCAACTTATCTTCATCATTCTTAGCTTCTAGAACAGTTGGTTTAATGATTTTCAATTGAAGCTCGTCATCTTCAACCATAGCAAAAGGAAATTCAATTAAAGTTTCAAGTTTCAATTCTTCAAATTTGGGCTCATCCACTTCAAGTTGCATTGTTGAATCCTGAAGTTCCTTTTGTTCTTCACTTTCTTGTTTCACAACTAAGAAAGGCTTTGGTTGGACCTTCTCTTGGCAAAGTTTTTGTTGGAATAAAATCTGCTAATAATCTAGAGGCAAAAATTCTTATTCCAAC belongs to Hevea brasiliensis isolate MT/VB/25A 57/8 chromosome 4, ASM3005281v1, whole genome shotgun sequence and includes:
- the LOC110657254 gene encoding transcription initiation factor IIF subunit alpha isoform X2, whose amino-acid sequence is MSFDLMLKPSCSGCGSTTDLYGSNCKHMTLCLTCGKTMAENRGKCYDCGAAVTRLIREYNVRASPSSDKNYFIGRFVTGLPSFSKKKNAENKWLLQKEGLQGRQLTDALREKYKNKPWLLEDETGQFQYQGHLEGSQSATYYLLILQGKEFVAIPAGSWYNFNKVAQYKQLTLEEAEEKMRNRRKTADGYQRWMMKAANNGAAAFGEVEKFEDKESGTAGGRARKKAGGDDEEGNVSDRGEEDEEEEAARKNRLGLNKRGGDDDEEGPRGGDHDIDDDDTEKGDDWEHEEIFTDDDEAVGNDPEEREDLAPEVPAPPEIKQDEDDEDDENEEGGLSKSGKELKKLLGRAGGLNDSDADGDDDDEDMEEDDLSPVLAPKKDAPKEEPADNSPAKPMPSGSAKGTPSTSKSAKGKRKLNGDDAKTSAGGPQKKELKPTVKEESVPTAKSSATPKGSPSSLKTGSTSPVTEEEIRAVLLQNGPVTTQDLVARFKSRLKGSEDKKAFAEILRRISKIQKTGGSSYVVIKR
- the LOC110657254 gene encoding transcription initiation factor IIF subunit alpha isoform X1 yields the protein MSFDLMLKPSCSGCGSTTDLYGSNCKHMTLCLTCGKTMAENRGKCYDCGAAVTRLIREYNVRASPSSDKNYFIGRFVTGLPSFSKKKNAENKWLLQKEGLQGRQLTDALREKYKNKPWLLEDETGQFQYQGHLEGSQSATYYLLILQGKEFVAIPAGSWYNFNKVAQYKQLTLEEAEEKMRNRRKTADGYQRWMMKAANNGAAAFGEVEKFEDKESGTAGGRARKKAGGDDEEGNVSDRGEEDEEEEAARKNRLGLNKRGGDDDEEGPRGGDHDIDDDDTEKGDDWEHEEIFTDDDEAVGNDPEEREDLAPEVPAPPEIKQDEDDEDDENEEGGLSKSGKELKKLLGRAGGLNDSDADGDDDDEDMEEDDLSPVLAPKKDAPKEEPADNSPAKPMPSGSAKGTPSTSKSAKGKRKLNGDDAKTSAGGPQKKVKAENELKPTVKEESVPTAKSSATPKGSPSSLKTGSTSPVTEEEIRAVLLQNGPVTTQDLVARFKSRLKGSEDKKAFAEILRRISKIQKTGGSSYVVIKR